A genomic segment from Flavobacterium sp. 9R encodes:
- a CDS encoding BamA/TamA family outer membrane protein produces MKKNSTKVVAFLLIAIIISACNAVKRVPEGKFLLTKNQILVNDKAIKDQTAFDQMYQNPNGTIGRFKLRLALYNAANLNPDSTYQAKFTNNPGKYERKSKWLSAKQVDRLGESFYYKGIHQFLKKVGEPPVIIDTLKTQKTTIRLNNYYFNNGYFRAKTTFSIDTVGFKKAKIKYKIALSDPFILDTISKSISSPALDSLYNISKEDSFILSGKQYKTNDFEEEKNRITTYFRNNGAYHFQPNNVTFDIDTIGKKNKADVELIIKNYSYQKNDSTYTIPFKLFKISDIKIYTDYSQKNPPETVTDSVEYNGFKLFSHGKLKYKPSAITDAVFITKGTLFGDYKTVLSNRSLNNLKIFGYPSIQYEVDKKDSTAQSLIAKIYLTPRKKFSFSTTLDLTHSNIQDFGIGASVTETIRNVFNRAETLEIGFRGNIGSSKDFANPNDAFFNVTEYGINLKLNFPRILSPFNTDKIIPKRMIPYTQISSGFNKQRNIGLDKENFTALYTYNWNPIRNNTARVELLNVQFVRNLNPDNYFNVYGSSYNALNKIAKDYNNNSSYVDNKNNLIINSGTTGFTNDVLYTNTLILPTDKLKEVLSIEERRLRLTENDFILGTSYTFTQSTKKDIQDNDFYQFKTKIESAGTLLSLIAKASNLQKNSSGQYEIFNLPYSEYLKLELDYIKHWDFSKENIIAFRSFFGIALPFGNADYVPFSRSYFSGGTNDNRAWQPYSLGPGSTGSILDFNEANMKIALSAEYRFKIAGSVKGAFFADAGNIWNVSDAVTIESATFTSLNDLKEMALGTGFGLRYDLNFFVVRFDLGFKTYNPAYEIGSRWFKDLNFTKSVLNFGINYPF; encoded by the coding sequence TTGAAAAAGAATTCCACAAAAGTAGTTGCATTTCTTCTAATTGCAATAATTATTTCGGCATGTAATGCTGTAAAACGAGTTCCTGAAGGCAAATTTTTACTAACAAAAAACCAAATACTAGTAAATGATAAAGCCATCAAGGATCAAACGGCATTCGATCAGATGTATCAAAATCCGAACGGAACTATTGGTCGATTTAAATTAAGATTAGCATTATACAATGCTGCTAATTTAAATCCTGACTCCACTTATCAAGCAAAATTCACCAACAATCCAGGCAAATACGAAAGAAAATCCAAGTGGTTATCTGCCAAACAAGTAGATCGCCTAGGAGAATCATTTTACTACAAAGGCATTCATCAATTTCTAAAAAAAGTCGGAGAACCGCCTGTAATTATTGACACGCTTAAAACTCAAAAAACAACTATCCGTTTAAATAACTATTATTTCAATAACGGCTATTTTAGAGCAAAAACTACTTTCAGTATCGACACAGTTGGCTTTAAAAAAGCCAAAATAAAATACAAAATTGCCTTATCAGATCCTTTTATTTTAGACACAATTTCTAAGTCGATATCTTCACCTGCTTTAGATTCACTATACAACATTTCTAAAGAAGATAGTTTTATTCTTTCAGGAAAACAATATAAAACCAATGATTTTGAAGAAGAAAAAAACAGAATCACCACTTATTTTAGAAACAACGGAGCCTATCACTTTCAACCCAACAATGTAACTTTTGATATTGATACTATCGGCAAAAAAAACAAAGCTGATGTTGAATTGATAATTAAAAATTACTCTTATCAAAAAAACGACTCAACCTATACTATTCCTTTTAAACTATTTAAAATAAGTGACATAAAAATCTACACCGATTATTCACAAAAAAACCCGCCAGAAACAGTAACCGACAGTGTTGAATACAACGGTTTTAAACTCTTCAGTCATGGCAAACTAAAGTATAAACCTTCGGCGATCACTGATGCTGTTTTTATTACAAAAGGAACGCTATTTGGTGATTACAAAACAGTTTTATCTAATCGATCATTGAATAATTTAAAGATATTTGGTTATCCAAGCATCCAATATGAAGTAGACAAAAAAGACTCGACTGCCCAATCACTTATTGCGAAAATCTATTTAACACCAAGAAAAAAGTTTAGCTTTAGCACTACCTTAGATTTAACGCACTCAAACATTCAGGATTTTGGTATTGGAGCTAGTGTCACCGAAACCATTCGAAATGTTTTTAATAGAGCCGAAACATTAGAAATTGGTTTTAGAGGCAACATTGGATCATCTAAAGATTTTGCTAATCCCAATGATGCATTTTTCAATGTAACAGAATACGGAATCAATTTAAAATTGAATTTTCCAAGAATTTTATCGCCTTTTAATACCGATAAAATTATTCCGAAACGAATGATTCCTTATACACAAATTTCCTCTGGATTTAACAAACAAAGAAATATTGGGCTAGACAAAGAAAATTTTACAGCTTTATACACGTACAACTGGAATCCAATTCGCAACAATACTGCTCGAGTAGAATTGTTGAACGTGCAGTTTGTTCGAAATCTGAATCCTGACAACTACTTTAATGTTTATGGGTCATCATACAATGCCTTAAATAAAATTGCAAAAGATTATAATAACAACAGTAGTTATGTAGACAATAAAAATAACTTAATTATCAATTCAGGTACTACAGGATTTACTAATGATGTTCTGTACACCAACACTTTAATTTTACCAACAGACAAACTTAAAGAAGTATTAAGCATTGAGGAAAGAAGACTAAGACTAACCGAAAATGATTTTATTCTCGGCACGAGTTATACGTTTACACAATCTACAAAAAAGGACATTCAGGACAATGATTTTTACCAATTTAAAACAAAAATTGAATCGGCAGGAACTTTATTGAGTTTGATTGCCAAGGCCAGTAACTTGCAAAAAAATTCATCGGGTCAATACGAAATTTTCAATTTACCCTATTCTGAATATTTAAAACTAGAATTGGATTACATAAAACATTGGGATTTTTCAAAAGAAAACATCATTGCTTTTAGAAGTTTCTTCGGAATTGCTCTTCCTTTTGGCAATGCAGACTACGTTCCTTTCTCTAGAAGTTACTTTTCTGGTGGAACCAATGATAATAGAGCTTGGCAACCATATAGTTTAGGCCCAGGAAGCACCGGTTCGATTCTTGATTTCAATGAAGCAAATATGAAAATTGCATTAAGTGCTGAGTACCGTTTTAAAATTGCTGGAAGTGTGAAAGGTGCTTTTTTTGCAGACGCAGGAAATATTTGGAATGTATCAGATGCAGTAACAATAGAGTCGGCTACTTTTACAAGTTTGAATGACTTAAAAGAAATGGCTCTTGGTACAGGCTTTGGATTGCGGTACGATCTTAACTTCTTTGTAGTTCGTTTTGACTTAGGTTTCAAGACGTATAACCCTGCTTACGAAATCGGAAGTCGTTGGTTTAAAGATTTAAATTTCACAAAATCGGTCTTAAATTTTGGAATTAATTACCCGTTCTAA
- a CDS encoding dihydrofolate reductase, with amino-acid sequence MIILIAAVAENLALGKNNDLIWHLPNDFKRFKEITSGHHIIMGRKTFESFPKPLPNRTHVIITRQKSYKPEGCIVLDSIERAIEVCPKDAPVYVIGGGEIYNLAMPFADQLDITRVHGNFEADTFFPEIDPEKWKLLHTEKHSKDERHLYDYSFETYSKI; translated from the coding sequence ATGATAATACTTATAGCCGCTGTAGCAGAAAATCTTGCTTTGGGCAAAAACAATGATTTAATTTGGCATCTCCCTAATGATTTTAAACGATTCAAGGAAATAACATCAGGCCATCATATTATTATGGGGCGCAAGACTTTTGAAAGTTTCCCTAAGCCTTTGCCTAATAGAACACATGTCATAATAACACGTCAAAAAAGTTATAAGCCCGAAGGCTGCATAGTTTTAGATTCGATTGAAAGAGCTATTGAGGTCTGTCCAAAAGACGCTCCTGTTTATGTAATAGGAGGAGGGGAAATATACAACTTGGCTATGCCTTTTGCAGATCAATTGGATATTACTAGGGTACATGGTAATTTTGAAGCAGATACTTTTTTTCCTGAAATTGATCCTGAGAAATGGAAATTACTTCATACAGAAAAACATTCTAAAGATGAAAGACATCTTTATGATTATAGTTTTGAAACCTATTCAAAAATCTAG
- a CDS encoding thymidylate synthase, with protein sequence MKQYHDLVKHVLENGTQKGDRTGTGTKSVFGYQMRFDLAEGFPMVTTKKLHLKSIIHELLWFLKGETNIAYLQEHGVKIWDAWADNNGDLGPVYGHQWRNWNSEEIDQISDLITELKTNPNSRRLLVSAWNPSVLPDTKKSFEENVANNKAALPPCHAFFQFYVADGKLSCQLYQRSADIFLGVPFNIASYALLTLMIAQVCDLAPGEFIHTFGDAHIYNNHFEQIELQLSREPRPLPTMTLNPNVKDIFAFTYEDFTLENYDPHPTIKGSVAV encoded by the coding sequence ATGAAACAATACCATGACTTAGTTAAGCACGTTTTGGAGAACGGCACACAAAAAGGAGATCGTACAGGAACGGGTACCAAAAGCGTTTTTGGGTATCAAATGCGTTTTGATTTAGCCGAAGGATTCCCAATGGTAACCACCAAAAAGCTACATTTGAAATCAATCATTCATGAGTTACTATGGTTTTTAAAAGGGGAAACTAACATTGCTTACCTACAAGAGCACGGTGTAAAAATATGGGATGCTTGGGCAGACAACAATGGAGATTTAGGACCAGTTTACGGCCACCAATGGCGTAATTGGAACAGTGAAGAAATTGATCAAATCTCCGATTTAATTACGGAACTGAAAACCAATCCCAATAGCCGAAGACTATTAGTTTCGGCATGGAATCCATCGGTATTACCAGATACTAAGAAATCCTTTGAAGAAAATGTAGCCAACAACAAAGCTGCATTACCTCCATGTCATGCTTTTTTTCAATTTTATGTAGCTGATGGAAAGCTATCCTGTCAATTGTACCAACGCAGTGCTGATATTTTCTTAGGAGTACCTTTCAATATTGCATCATACGCATTACTAACACTTATGATTGCGCAAGTCTGTGACTTAGCTCCAGGTGAATTCATTCATACATTTGGTGATGCACACATTTATAACAATCATTTTGAACAAATAGAACTGCAACTCTCAAGAGAGCCAAGACCATTACCAACAATGACGTTAAACCCCAATGTAAAAGACATCTTTGCTTTTACCTATGAAGATTTCACTTTAGAGAATTACGACCCGCATCCTACGATAAAAGGAAGTGTTGCTGTATAA
- a CDS encoding isoamylase early set domain-containing protein encodes MAIKKQFVKTKPVCKVTFSIEAKEASSAAVIGDFNNWNIEEGALSKLKNGTFKGVFDLPKDSSYEFKYLIDGNYLNDPEADGLKWNDYAGAENSVLAL; translated from the coding sequence ATGGCTATTAAAAAACAATTTGTGAAAACAAAACCAGTATGTAAAGTAACCTTTTCAATCGAAGCAAAAGAAGCAAGCTCTGCTGCTGTAATTGGTGATTTTAACAATTGGAATATAGAAGAAGGTGCTTTATCTAAATTGAAAAATGGTACATTCAAAGGTGTTTTCGATTTACCTAAAGATTCTTCGTACGAATTTAAATACCTAATTGACGGAAACTATTTAAATGACCCTGAAGCTGATGGTTTAAAATGGAATGACTACGCTGGAGCTGAAAATTCTGTTTTAGCATTATAG
- a CDS encoding RNA methyltransferase, with protein MVSKNQIKLISSLHQKKYRIAHQLFIAEGVKGIHELLSSNFELEHLYVTVDDFRTVASTQKTLISDADLKKISALTTPNTCLAVFKIPKEKTIINNGLIVALDTIRDPGNMGTILRLCDWFGINQVICSKETVDLYNPKVVQATMGSIARVNVNYLNLKDFLETTSLPIYGTFMDGEDIYNSEITNEGIIILGNEANGISKEIEALVTKRITIPRFGNLQQTESLNVATATAIVLSEFKRRVY; from the coding sequence ATGGTTAGTAAAAACCAAATAAAACTTATATCGAGTTTGCATCAAAAAAAATATAGAATTGCTCATCAATTGTTTATTGCCGAAGGCGTAAAAGGTATTCATGAGTTATTGAGTTCTAATTTTGAATTGGAGCATTTATATGTAACCGTTGATGATTTTAGAACTGTAGCTTCAACGCAAAAAACGTTGATTTCTGATGCAGATTTAAAAAAAATAAGCGCATTAACTACTCCAAATACTTGTTTGGCAGTTTTTAAAATTCCTAAAGAAAAAACCATAATTAACAATGGGCTGATTGTTGCTCTGGATACCATCAGAGATCCCGGTAATATGGGAACGATTTTAAGATTATGCGATTGGTTTGGGATCAATCAAGTAATTTGTTCAAAAGAAACTGTTGACTTATACAACCCAAAAGTAGTTCAGGCTACTATGGGCTCTATTGCAAGAGTAAATGTCAATTATTTAAACTTGAAGGATTTCTTAGAAACGACATCACTTCCCATTTATGGAACTTTTATGGATGGAGAAGATATATATAATTCTGAAATTACTAATGAGGGAATTATCATCCTAGGCAACGAGGCTAACGGAATTTCAAAAGAAATCGAAGCATTGGTTACTAAGCGCATTACAATCCCTCGATTTGGAAATTTACAACAAACCGAAAGCTTAAATGTTGCAACTGCAACTGCAATAGTCTTGAGTGAATTTAAAAGAAGAGTGTATTAA
- the fbaA gene encoding class II fructose-bisphosphate aldolase, whose amino-acid sequence MAHNIKPGVATGDQVQEIFRYAKEKGFALPAVNVTGSNTINGVLETAAKLNAPVIIQFSNGGAQFNAGKGLSNAGEKAAIAGGIAGAKHIHTLAEAYGATVILHTDHCAKKLLPWIDGLLDASEAHFAATGKPLFSSHMIDLSEEPIEENIEICKGYLARMSKMGMTLEIELGITGGEEDGVDNSDVDSSKLYTQPSEVSYAYEELSKVSPRFTIAASFGNVHGVYKPGNVKLTPKILKNSQDYVQEKFNTGHNPVDFVFHGGSGSTLEEIREAIGYGVIKMNIDTDLQFAFTEGIRDYMVNNLEYLKTQIGNPEGADAPNKKYYDPRKWLRESEVTFNARLEQAFADLNNVNTL is encoded by the coding sequence ATGGCACACAACATAAAACCAGGAGTTGCTACTGGAGACCAAGTACAAGAGATATTTAGATATGCAAAAGAGAAAGGCTTCGCGCTTCCAGCAGTAAACGTAACTGGATCAAACACCATCAATGGAGTTTTAGAAACAGCGGCAAAATTAAACGCACCTGTTATCATTCAATTCTCTAATGGTGGAGCACAATTCAACGCAGGAAAAGGACTTTCTAATGCAGGTGAAAAAGCAGCAATCGCTGGTGGAATCGCTGGTGCAAAACATATTCACACTTTAGCAGAAGCATACGGTGCAACTGTAATTTTACATACTGACCACTGTGCAAAAAAATTGTTGCCTTGGATTGATGGTTTGTTAGATGCTTCTGAAGCTCATTTCGCGGCTACAGGAAAACCATTGTTTTCTTCACACATGATTGACTTGTCTGAAGAGCCAATTGAAGAAAACATCGAAATCTGTAAAGGTTATTTAGCTCGTATGAGCAAAATGGGAATGACTTTAGAGATTGAGTTGGGTATTACAGGTGGAGAAGAAGATGGTGTGGATAACTCTGATGTTGATAGCTCAAAATTATACACTCAACCTTCTGAAGTATCTTATGCATACGAAGAATTATCAAAAGTAAGTCCTCGTTTTACAATTGCAGCTTCTTTTGGAAACGTTCACGGTGTTTACAAACCAGGAAACGTAAAATTAACTCCAAAAATCTTGAAAAACTCTCAAGATTATGTTCAAGAAAAATTCAACACAGGACATAATCCAGTTGATTTTGTATTCCACGGAGGTTCTGGGTCTACTTTAGAAGAAATTAGAGAAGCTATCGGATACGGAGTTATTAAAATGAACATCGATACTGATTTGCAATTTGCTTTCACAGAAGGAATCCGTGACTATATGGTTAACAATTTAGAGTATTTGAAAACTCAAATTGGTAACCCAGAAGGTGCTGATGCTCCAAACAAAAAATACTATGACCCAAGAAAATGGTTAAGAGAAAGCGAAGTGACTTTTAATGCTAGATTAGAACAAGCATTTGCTGACTTAAACAATGTTAATACACTTTAA
- a CDS encoding porin family protein — protein sequence MKKITVILFLFCLTFANAQWNKRLFSKDPIINLENFQKQKLYFGFYMGFNGYDFKIDYKNDIPDVLVKRTTGFNVGLVADLRLQEYINLRFEPGLYYTKRDMYYPSSYFPTTPTASDRLREVNSTYIHFPLLVKFSSLRTGNVRPYLLGGGSLTLNLSSNSKSLDDNAEGRFRMKSWTPNYELGFGIDIFSEYFIFSPSIRGVFGINDELIRDKDPNSPWTSNIESIKSRAIFINFTFH from the coding sequence ATGAAAAAAATAACTGTAATCCTTTTTTTGTTTTGTCTAACTTTTGCTAATGCGCAATGGAATAAGCGCCTTTTTAGCAAAGACCCTATTATTAATCTAGAGAATTTTCAAAAGCAAAAATTGTACTTTGGATTCTATATGGGGTTTAATGGATATGATTTTAAAATCGATTATAAGAATGATATTCCTGATGTATTGGTAAAAAGAACTACAGGTTTTAATGTAGGATTGGTCGCTGATTTAAGATTGCAAGAGTACATCAACTTGAGGTTTGAACCAGGATTGTATTATACAAAGCGAGATATGTATTATCCGAGTTCTTATTTTCCTACCACTCCAACAGCAAGTGATCGATTAAGAGAAGTGAATAGTACTTATATTCATTTTCCGTTATTGGTCAAATTTTCGTCATTGCGAACAGGCAATGTACGACCTTATTTGCTTGGAGGAGGTTCGCTTACACTTAATTTGTCTAGTAATTCTAAATCATTAGATGATAATGCAGAAGGAAGATTTAGAATGAAATCTTGGACACCAAATTATGAATTAGGATTTGGAATTGATATTTTCTCGGAGTACTTCATTTTTTCACCTTCCATTCGTGGGGTTTTCGGCATAAATGATGAATTAATTAGAGATAAAGATCCTAATAGCCCTTGGACAAGTAATATTGAGTCAATAAAAAGTAGAGCTATTTTTATCAATTTTACTTTTCATTAA
- a CDS encoding DUF1573 domain-containing protein, producing MKNKKLYVIIGLSLFVVFILLNIKIETKFNKYAKTTIDKKMIDFGTAKVGDTIMQVYHINNVSKNLFVVTEVDSNDDVSFEGTILNKPILGGETKSIVVQFVPETKGRVLRVIEVISNSTSGIIKLELKGTIK from the coding sequence ATGAAAAATAAGAAATTATATGTAATAATAGGATTGTCTTTATTTGTTGTTTTTATTCTTTTAAACATAAAAATAGAAACAAAATTCAATAAATACGCAAAAACAACTATTGATAAGAAAATGATTGATTTTGGAACCGCTAAGGTAGGTGATACAATTATGCAGGTTTATCATATTAACAATGTTTCAAAAAATTTGTTTGTGGTTACCGAGGTGGATTCTAATGATGATGTTTCTTTTGAAGGAACCATTCTAAACAAACCCATACTTGGTGGTGAAACAAAATCAATTGTTGTACAGTTTGTGCCTGAGACTAAAGGAAGGGTACTGAGAGTAATCGAAGTAATTAGTAATTCCACCTCTGGAATAATAAAGTTAGAGCTAAAAGGAACCATAAAATGA
- a CDS encoding carboxypeptidase-like regulatory domain-containing protein — protein sequence MRLTFIMIIFLLSSNCLLAQSLAGVVLDNNSNLPIEKVNFTMLSGKQSFSSDSLGRFLISIKDTNDKLLVSCVGYQSVLVDLNNFIEDKVYEINLRLIPHVEELKEVVVDVNSKGNYTVKKVGIKKGTSLLYLVRSGYEVCTLVKTPFHEEQYVKAVILSIGKRTKKNVFMNHFKINFYEYNSVLKKPGTKINTDDIIVFPENKNYELKVDVNHIGISFPEEGLCVGVEIINTYGIPYDLGPKDISSKLKLKNFNDEKTMPAPYLGLARSKNDSAIQTWERCISKQIDWMICPVKYGPKDSDLNLKVNVEVKLDMNEK from the coding sequence ATGAGACTGACTTTTATAATGATTATTTTTCTTTTATCTAGTAATTGTTTATTAGCACAGAGTTTAGCGGGAGTTGTACTTGATAATAATAGTAATCTACCTATTGAGAAGGTGAACTTTACGATGCTTAGTGGTAAACAATCTTTTTCATCGGATAGTTTAGGTAGATTTTTAATAAGCATTAAAGACACGAATGATAAACTTTTAGTCTCTTGTGTTGGTTATCAAAGTGTTTTAGTTGATTTGAATAATTTTATTGAGGACAAAGTCTATGAGATTAATTTAAGACTAATTCCTCATGTAGAAGAATTAAAGGAAGTTGTTGTTGATGTTAACTCCAAAGGAAATTATACTGTCAAAAAAGTTGGAATAAAAAAGGGAACTTCACTTTTGTATCTTGTGCGTTCAGGTTATGAAGTTTGTACACTTGTAAAAACACCTTTTCACGAAGAACAATATGTTAAAGCCGTAATCTTGAGTATAGGAAAGAGAACTAAAAAGAATGTCTTTATGAATCATTTTAAAATTAACTTTTATGAATATAATTCAGTTCTTAAAAAGCCTGGAACCAAAATTAATACGGATGATATAATTGTTTTTCCTGAAAATAAGAATTATGAGCTCAAGGTGGATGTAAATCATATTGGCATATCTTTTCCTGAAGAAGGATTATGTGTTGGAGTAGAAATAATAAATACATACGGCATTCCTTATGATTTAGGTCCTAAAGATATTAGCTCAAAATTAAAATTAAAAAATTTCAATGATGAGAAAACTATGCCAGCGCCTTATTTGGGATTGGCTAGATCCAAAAATGATTCAGCTATTCAAACTTGGGAACGTTGTATTAGTAAACAAATAGATTGGATGATTTGTCCGGTCAAATATGGTCCAAAAGACTCAGATTTAAATTTAAAAGTAAATGTTGAGGTAAAATTAGATATGAATGAAAAATAA
- the ubiE gene encoding bifunctional demethylmenaquinone methyltransferase/2-methoxy-6-polyprenyl-1,4-benzoquinol methylase UbiE, which produces MSEKVTPYKNSQLSKKEQVATMFNTISGNYDSLNRVISFGIDIKWRKKVLALVTKSNPETILDIATGTGDLAILMAQTPAKKIIGLDISSGMLAVGVQKIESKKLSDRIEMILGDSENMPFEDDYFDAITVAFGVRNFENLEKGLSEILRVLKPGGTFVILETSVPEKTPYKQGYHFYSRNILPLIGKLFSKDNTAYGYLSESSAVFPYGERLNNILRKTGFIDVKDMPQTFGVATIYYASKK; this is translated from the coding sequence ATGTCAGAAAAAGTTACTCCTTATAAAAATTCACAATTGAGCAAAAAAGAGCAGGTTGCTACTATGTTCAATACTATCTCAGGAAATTATGATAGTTTAAACCGAGTTATCTCTTTTGGTATTGATATCAAATGGCGTAAAAAAGTATTGGCTTTAGTAACAAAATCCAATCCAGAAACGATTCTTGACATTGCAACAGGAACAGGAGATTTGGCTATTTTGATGGCGCAAACTCCCGCAAAAAAAATTATCGGACTTGATATATCTTCTGGAATGTTGGCGGTCGGAGTTCAGAAAATTGAATCAAAAAAGCTATCTGATCGTATCGAAATGATTTTGGGTGACTCAGAGAATATGCCATTTGAAGATGATTATTTTGATGCCATAACTGTGGCTTTTGGTGTTCGAAATTTTGAGAATCTTGAAAAAGGACTTTCAGAGATTTTGAGAGTTTTAAAACCAGGAGGGACTTTTGTTATTTTGGAAACTTCTGTGCCGGAAAAAACACCTTACAAGCAAGGGTATCATTTCTACAGTAGAAATATTTTGCCTCTTATAGGTAAGTTGTTTTCAAAGGATAATACTGCATATGGCTATTTGTCTGAATCGTCGGCAGTTTTTCCATACGGAGAACGATTGAACAATATTTTACGAAAAACAGGGTTTATAGATGTGAAAGATATGCCTCAAACTTTTGGTGTGGCTACAATTTATTATGCATCCAAAAAATAA
- the accD gene encoding acetyl-CoA carboxylase, carboxyltransferase subunit beta, protein MAWFKRKEKGITTATEDKMDIPKGLWYKSPTGKIIDADELARNLFVSPEDDFHVRIGSATYFEILFDNNEFVELDKNMTSKDTLHFVDSKKYSDRLKDVMDKTQLKDAVRTGVGKSKGKELVICCMDFAFIGGSMGAVVGEKIARGIDHAIKNKLPFVMISKSGGARMMEAAYSLMQLAKTSVKLAQLAEAGLPYISLCTDPTTGGTTASYAMLGDINISEPGALIGFAGPRVVRDTTGKDLPEGFQTAEFLLEHGFLDFITPRKELKDKINLYIDLIQNNEIR, encoded by the coding sequence ATGGCTTGGTTTAAAAGAAAAGAAAAAGGAATTACTACTGCTACCGAAGACAAAATGGATATTCCAAAAGGACTTTGGTACAAATCACCTACAGGAAAAATTATTGATGCCGATGAATTAGCTCGTAACTTATTTGTGAGCCCAGAAGATGATTTTCATGTTCGAATTGGTAGTGCTACCTATTTTGAAATTTTATTTGACAACAACGAATTCGTTGAGTTAGATAAAAACATGACCTCAAAAGATACTTTGCATTTTGTTGACTCCAAAAAATATTCAGATCGTTTAAAAGATGTGATGGATAAAACACAACTCAAAGACGCTGTTAGAACCGGAGTAGGAAAATCTAAAGGCAAAGAATTAGTAATTTGCTGTATGGATTTTGCTTTTATTGGCGGATCTATGGGGGCTGTTGTAGGAGAAAAAATTGCTAGAGGAATTGATCATGCGATTAAAAACAAATTGCCATTCGTAATGATTTCGAAATCAGGAGGAGCTCGTATGATGGAAGCAGCATATTCATTGATGCAATTGGCTAAAACATCCGTAAAATTAGCGCAATTAGCAGAAGCTGGATTGCCTTATATTTCTTTGTGTACAGATCCAACAACTGGAGGAACAACTGCTTCTTATGCTATGTTAGGAGATATTAATATCTCTGAGCCAGGAGCACTAATTGGATTTGCTGGACCGCGTGTGGTTAGAGATACTACTGGGAAAGATTTGCCTGAAGGTTTTCAAACGGCTGAGTTTCTTTTAGAACATGGTTTCTTAGATTTCATTACACCAAGAAAAGAATTAAAAGACAAAATCAATTTGTATATAGATTTAATTCAGAATAACGAAATTCGTTAG
- a CDS encoding 2TM domain-containing protein, translating to MDQATHEQYEYARRRIKQKKRLYFHFVLFALTSIFLFIAHRFFDVGIESNWCIWVITFWAFLFVLHFIKVFITDRFMDKHWERDQIDRLVALQQKKIIQLERQIEKEIK from the coding sequence ATGGATCAGGCCACGCACGAGCAATATGAGTATGCTCGTAGAAGAATTAAACAAAAAAAGAGATTGTATTTTCACTTTGTTCTTTTTGCTTTAACTAGCATTTTTTTATTCATAGCTCACCGCTTTTTTGATGTTGGCATAGAAAGCAATTGGTGTATTTGGGTAATTACCTTTTGGGCCTTTTTGTTTGTACTTCATTTTATTAAAGTCTTTATAACAGATCGTTTTATGGATAAACATTGGGAAAGAGATCAAATTGACCGATTAGTTGCCTTACAACAAAAAAAAATAATCCAGTTGGAGCGTCAAATAGAAAAAGAAATCAAATAA